The following proteins come from a genomic window of Myroides odoratus DSM 2801:
- a CDS encoding DUF5367 domain-containing protein translates to MNKATPSFIFPILSIGFLVWLLATLAFRFAGQFFFLTESPTILSILYLIVVPSMIFLSLFTFKKFNLIGFEKTAAGILLVLPGMLIDTFAIQFFEAIFPNMPATRAASFGSWLMWAYSIVLVTAIISGVRPKQG, encoded by the coding sequence ATGAACAAAGCAACACCCTCGTTTATCTTTCCCATTCTTTCTATTGGATTTTTAGTTTGGCTTCTAGCTACTTTAGCATTTCGTTTCGCTGGACAATTCTTTTTCCTTACGGAGTCTCCTACAATTTTATCCATCTTGTATCTAATTGTCGTTCCTTCCATGATTTTCCTTTCTTTATTCACTTTTAAGAAATTCAATTTAATCGGATTTGAAAAAACAGCAGCAGGAATTCTTTTGGTATTACCAGGTATGCTTATCGATACATTTGCCATTCAGTTTTTCGAGGCAATCTTTCCCAATATGCCAGCAACGAGAGCTGCTTCTTTTGGTTCTTGGTTGATGTGGGCCTATTCTATCGTATTAGTAACGGCTATTATTAGTGGAGTTCGTCCAAAACAAGGATAA